A genomic segment from Actinoplanes sichuanensis encodes:
- a CDS encoding MFS transporter, translated as MTSLVRNREFRAVAVTELLSVLGDQLSRVALALLVFARTGSAGLSGLTYALTYLPAVAGGLLLSPMADRRPRRAILIAIDAARAVIVLAMAVPGTPLPILCALVAASTFLSGPYQAARLAMLRDILPQEQYGPGMAIRQSLNQGATLAGFASGGFLSTAFAPTTCLVVDGATFALSALVLLLFVRHRPATLPSAAPAAVTTTLRLVWRSPALRAVFLTAFSALFLIAPEALAVSLAAELSVSPRWVGLFMASAGLFAIVFLALLARYVTAAHYAKAFPVASVAPGLPLLPMAAIDDPYLILLVFGLSGAMWAVSIVISVSSFAELLPDDQRARGMGIAASTNLTAHGVGAAVAGLIAERIGAGAAISVLGLAGVAFAILPVMLWRRAGHPARHPDTAPALTP; from the coding sequence ATGACGTCGCTCGTACGCAACCGGGAATTCCGTGCCGTGGCGGTGACCGAACTGTTGTCGGTGCTCGGCGATCAACTGTCGCGGGTCGCGCTCGCCCTCCTGGTCTTCGCGCGGACCGGGTCCGCCGGTCTCAGCGGACTGACGTACGCGCTGACCTATCTACCCGCGGTCGCCGGTGGTCTACTGCTCTCGCCGATGGCGGACCGGCGACCCCGACGCGCGATCCTGATCGCGATCGACGCGGCCCGGGCGGTGATCGTCCTGGCCATGGCGGTCCCGGGCACCCCGCTGCCGATCCTCTGCGCGCTGGTCGCCGCGTCCACCTTCCTGAGCGGCCCCTATCAGGCGGCCCGTCTCGCGATGCTGCGCGACATCCTGCCGCAGGAGCAGTACGGGCCCGGCATGGCGATACGACAGTCACTGAATCAGGGCGCGACGCTGGCCGGGTTCGCCTCCGGCGGCTTCCTGTCCACCGCCTTCGCACCCACCACCTGCCTGGTCGTCGACGGTGCCACGTTCGCCCTATCGGCGCTCGTGCTGCTGCTGTTCGTCCGCCACCGCCCGGCCACTCTGCCGTCCGCCGCGCCGGCCGCCGTGACCACGACCCTCCGGCTCGTCTGGCGGTCACCGGCCCTGCGCGCGGTGTTCCTGACCGCGTTCTCGGCGCTGTTCCTGATCGCCCCGGAGGCCCTCGCCGTGTCGCTGGCCGCCGAGCTGTCGGTCAGCCCGCGATGGGTCGGCCTGTTCATGGCGTCGGCCGGGCTGTTCGCCATCGTGTTCCTAGCCTTGCTGGCCAGATACGTGACGGCGGCTCACTACGCGAAGGCGTTCCCGGTCGCCTCTGTGGCGCCCGGCCTGCCGTTGCTGCCGATGGCCGCGATCGACGACCCGTACCTCATCCTGTTGGTCTTCGGTCTCAGCGGCGCGATGTGGGCGGTGTCGATCGTCATCTCGGTGTCGTCGTTCGCCGAGCTGCTTCCCGACGATCAGCGGGCCCGGGGCATGGGCATCGCGGCCTCCACGAACCTGACGGCACACGGCGTCGGGGCGGCCGTCGCGGGGTTGATCGCCGAACGGATCGGCGCCGGCGCCGCGATCAGCGTCCTCGGCCTGGCCGGGGTGGCGTTCGCGATCCTGCCCGTCATGCTCTGGCGGCGGGCCGGTCACCCGGCTCGACACCCGGACACGGCCCCGGCGCTCACGCCGTGA
- a CDS encoding S1 family peptidase has product MSTRTIALLLAGAGLALSTTACTATPTTPTGAPPSRSSTPTGPSDGPSGSATPVAQVRLADEGAHPFQVALLNLKASDDAGNPAADDRDRLTCGGSLLDERHVLTAGHCFDVEGENPPDPLKDIQVVVGRTTLSSGKGQVRGIADIQVHPRYSTRPLANDVAVITLDEPVTGIEPVTLVPAGDDSHRAGSPATFTGWGAVEPQRDGDAFELSYSDRMKQATVPLLADKACKSAYQKHPDHAAPNLRVSLCTSTADEIGHCLGDSGGPLFVTDGDRVVQLGVVSFSPGCGDPRYPSVYARLSNSDINAFVRKAAGSNG; this is encoded by the coding sequence ATGTCCACCCGCACCATCGCGCTCCTGCTCGCCGGCGCCGGCCTGGCCCTGAGCACCACCGCCTGCACCGCCACGCCGACCACACCCACCGGTGCGCCGCCGAGCCGGTCGTCCACTCCCACCGGCCCATCGGACGGTCCGAGCGGGTCAGCGACTCCGGTGGCACAGGTGCGACTCGCCGACGAGGGCGCACACCCGTTCCAGGTGGCGCTGCTGAACCTGAAAGCCTCGGACGACGCCGGGAACCCCGCCGCCGACGACCGGGACCGGCTCACCTGCGGCGGCAGCCTGCTCGACGAACGCCACGTGCTGACCGCCGGCCACTGCTTCGACGTCGAAGGCGAGAACCCGCCCGACCCCCTGAAAGACATCCAGGTGGTGGTCGGCCGCACCACTCTCAGCAGCGGAAAGGGGCAGGTGCGCGGGATCGCCGACATCCAGGTGCATCCTCGCTACAGCACGCGGCCGCTCGCGAACGACGTCGCCGTGATCACCCTCGACGAGCCGGTGACCGGCATCGAACCGGTCACCCTGGTGCCGGCGGGCGACGACTCACACCGCGCCGGCAGCCCGGCGACCTTCACCGGATGGGGTGCCGTGGAGCCACAGCGCGACGGCGACGCCTTCGAACTGTCCTACTCCGACCGGATGAAGCAGGCCACAGTGCCGCTACTGGCCGACAAGGCCTGCAAGTCGGCCTACCAGAAGCACCCGGATCACGCCGCGCCGAACCTGCGGGTGTCGCTGTGCACCAGCACCGCCGACGAGATCGGCCACTGCCTCGGTGACAGTGGGGGCCCGTTGTTCGTCACCGACGGGGACCGGGTCGTCCAACTGGGCGTCGTCAGTTTCTCACCGGGATGCGGTGATCCCCGGTATCCGAGCGTCTACGCCCGGCTGAGCAACAGCGACATCAACGCCTTCGTACGGAAGGCCGCCGGCTCGAACGGGTAA
- a CDS encoding pentapeptide repeat-containing protein, which yields MSLQVTKKEHLTSRFSNAIEQLGSKEPDTKVGAIYALGRLALESGEDRLVITDLLIDFVRAKTQMDGSQIDPAKVCREGDATPRDVVAALRLLLFDLVDERRVHRVDLRRACLKGVEFPGADLTCVSMEGAVVYTSVFVEANFVRASLSSAQLEGSDFRRADFTGALAHRTEFGIGIDPVMAPADLREANLRDADLSRAKVISVDLSGADLTATVLREADLRDTVVSGGVLPTFVDDATNVPPGVKGTLSNAPAAPGRNCPTWSVPPPGCPETGIPVPDWLRCWLRERT from the coding sequence ATGTCGCTGCAGGTGACCAAGAAAGAACACCTGACGAGCCGGTTCTCCAACGCGATCGAGCAACTGGGCAGCAAGGAACCGGACACGAAGGTCGGCGCGATCTACGCCCTGGGGCGACTCGCCCTCGAATCGGGCGAGGACCGGCTGGTCATCACCGATCTACTCATCGACTTCGTCCGAGCGAAGACTCAGATGGATGGTTCGCAGATCGATCCGGCCAAGGTCTGTCGAGAGGGAGATGCCACACCTCGCGATGTCGTCGCGGCCCTCCGGCTGCTGCTCTTCGACCTCGTGGATGAGCGGCGAGTACACCGGGTGGATCTTCGGCGAGCGTGCCTCAAGGGGGTCGAATTCCCCGGCGCCGACCTCACCTGCGTGAGTATGGAAGGCGCCGTCGTCTACACCTCGGTTTTCGTGGAAGCGAACTTCGTTCGAGCGTCGTTGTCGTCCGCGCAACTGGAAGGTAGCGATTTCCGGCGAGCCGACTTCACCGGCGCGCTGGCCCATCGCACGGAGTTCGGCATCGGGATCGACCCGGTCATGGCCCCGGCCGACCTACGGGAAGCGAACCTGCGGGATGCGGACCTCTCCCGAGCGAAGGTCATCAGCGTTGATCTGTCGGGTGCGGATCTGACCGCGACCGTTCTTCGTGAGGCCGACCTGCGCGACACCGTGGTCAGCGGAGGGGTCCTGCCGACTTTCGTCGACGATGCGACGAATGTGCCTCCGGGGGTAAAGGGAACGCTCTCCAATGCACCGGCGGCACCGGGCAGGAATTGCCCGACGTGGTCGGTACCCCCGCCGGGTTGCCCGGAAACAGGAATTCCGGTTCCAGATTGGCTACGCTGCTGGTTGAGGGAACGGACCTGA
- a CDS encoding peroxidase family protein, with product MVVESTNLISDVKARAWSETYLGGSPETERLAFDRLARDIMRVQLRNRKVASAHGVPHAIGRALHVKATLAVEDAELKFLDLPPELRVGFAQPGARYPVAVRFSNASGTAKPDTSPDLRGVALRITVSPDEQHDLLATNYPVSHARDAYQFVRFATATAGDGPSRVARLIRLAATTGPTETLRMIGNVQAGRSSKVFSVANETYWSRGAITWGDDLAVRYLLRPAPGTPPGPEPAVHDPDYLSHEAARRLAAGDIRFELCIQRFRDETSTPIEDAAVEWLERAAPAEPIAVLTIPARPAVEVNALDGMNFNPWNTTDSFRPLGNLNRVRKAAYDASAAHRHQLRWQTETPPRNVVIGRAVGSAFRLVNRFVPWHRLSTRLGLLNLDALRQVLRQSNLIDTEPREAPPTARPVPAPPDETARVRRTFDGTSNDLSEPRMGSVGSAFGRNLKPDYRPDLFDEPNPIVVSRELLHRETFKPATSLNLLAAAWIQFQVHDWVNHARHPLGKNDIVVPLPPDAPRWSNTAGGPPESEMRIAGNISLGVAPDGTERLFANAASHWWDGSELYGGDKASADALREGAKLRLTDAGYLPQDVNGFELTGFNESWWLGLSGLHTLFAREHNVLCDELRAHYRGWSDDRVYHTARLIVAALIAKIHTVEWTPAILATEVIDLGLKSNWNGPPAHDWLTRLGMWAVDQHAAVGIPSTEPDHHGVPYSLTEDFVTVYRMHPLLPDDYQYRDHRTGEDLGHRDFLQIQGSAADDELRSIGLENMLYSFGRSHPGAITLHNYPRSLQAFERNGERIDLSVVDLVRTRRRGVPRYNDFRAGLHRPRIKHWEELCTDPESVRRLRSVYRSIDEVDTMVGLFAEPPPDGFAFSDTAFRVFILMASRRLQSDRFLTADFRPEIYSPFGLDWIAGNGMTSVIQRHCPDLAALLPRDVSAFAPWRPVQPR from the coding sequence ATGGTTGTGGAGTCCACCAACTTGATCTCCGACGTCAAAGCTCGGGCCTGGTCCGAGACCTACCTCGGCGGTAGCCCCGAGACCGAGAGACTGGCGTTCGACCGGCTCGCCCGCGACATCATGAGAGTTCAGCTCCGCAACCGTAAGGTCGCGAGCGCGCACGGCGTACCGCATGCGATCGGCCGTGCCCTCCACGTCAAGGCGACCCTCGCCGTCGAGGACGCCGAGCTGAAGTTCCTCGACCTGCCGCCCGAACTCCGGGTCGGCTTCGCCCAGCCCGGCGCTCGATACCCGGTCGCGGTGCGTTTCTCCAACGCCTCGGGGACCGCCAAGCCGGACACCTCCCCCGACCTGCGCGGCGTCGCGCTTCGCATCACGGTGTCGCCGGACGAACAGCACGACCTGCTCGCCACCAACTATCCGGTGTCCCACGCCCGCGACGCCTACCAGTTCGTACGGTTCGCGACCGCGACCGCCGGCGACGGGCCGTCCCGGGTGGCCCGCCTGATCCGTCTCGCCGCCACCACCGGACCGACCGAGACGCTGCGCATGATCGGCAATGTCCAGGCGGGCCGCAGCAGCAAGGTGTTCAGCGTCGCCAACGAGACGTACTGGAGCCGTGGGGCGATCACCTGGGGCGACGACCTCGCCGTCCGCTATCTGCTGCGCCCGGCGCCCGGCACACCGCCCGGACCCGAACCGGCCGTGCACGACCCCGACTACCTCTCCCATGAGGCGGCACGACGCCTCGCTGCCGGCGACATCCGCTTCGAACTGTGCATCCAGCGGTTCCGCGACGAAACGTCCACACCGATCGAGGACGCCGCCGTCGAATGGCTGGAACGTGCCGCGCCGGCCGAGCCGATCGCCGTCCTCACCATCCCCGCCCGACCGGCCGTCGAGGTGAACGCGCTGGACGGCATGAACTTCAACCCGTGGAACACCACGGACAGCTTCCGCCCCCTCGGCAACCTCAACCGGGTCCGCAAAGCCGCCTACGACGCCAGCGCGGCACACCGACACCAGCTGCGGTGGCAGACCGAGACACCGCCGCGCAACGTGGTGATCGGCCGGGCGGTGGGCTCGGCGTTCCGGCTCGTCAACCGATTCGTACCCTGGCACCGCCTGAGCACCCGGCTGGGCCTGCTCAATCTGGACGCGCTGCGCCAGGTCCTGCGTCAGTCGAACCTGATCGACACCGAACCGCGCGAGGCACCACCCACCGCACGCCCGGTCCCGGCACCACCGGACGAGACCGCCCGCGTCCGGCGCACCTTCGACGGCACCTCCAACGACCTGTCCGAACCGCGGATGGGATCGGTGGGCTCCGCGTTCGGCCGCAACCTGAAACCGGACTACCGCCCCGACCTCTTCGACGAGCCCAACCCGATCGTGGTCAGTCGCGAGTTGCTCCACCGCGAGACGTTCAAACCGGCCACCTCGCTCAACCTGCTGGCGGCCGCCTGGATCCAGTTCCAGGTCCACGACTGGGTCAACCACGCCCGGCACCCGCTGGGCAAGAACGACATCGTCGTACCCCTGCCGCCGGACGCCCCTCGCTGGTCGAACACGGCCGGCGGGCCGCCGGAGTCCGAGATGCGCATCGCCGGCAACATCAGCCTGGGCGTGGCACCGGACGGCACCGAACGACTCTTCGCCAACGCGGCGTCACACTGGTGGGACGGATCCGAGCTGTACGGCGGTGACAAGGCCAGTGCCGACGCACTCCGCGAGGGCGCGAAACTGCGGCTGACCGACGCCGGGTATCTGCCCCAGGACGTCAACGGGTTCGAGCTCACCGGCTTCAACGAGAGCTGGTGGCTGGGGCTCAGCGGCCTGCACACCCTGTTCGCCCGGGAGCACAACGTGCTCTGCGACGAACTGCGGGCCCACTACCGAGGCTGGAGCGACGACCGGGTCTACCACACCGCCCGGCTCATCGTCGCCGCGCTGATCGCGAAGATCCACACGGTGGAGTGGACGCCGGCGATCCTGGCCACCGAGGTGATCGACCTCGGCCTGAAGAGCAACTGGAACGGGCCGCCCGCACACGACTGGCTCACCCGCCTGGGCATGTGGGCCGTGGACCAGCACGCCGCGGTGGGTATCCCGTCCACCGAACCGGACCACCACGGCGTCCCCTATTCGCTGACCGAGGACTTCGTCACCGTCTACCGGATGCATCCGCTGCTACCCGACGACTATCAGTACCGCGACCACCGGACCGGCGAGGACCTCGGCCACCGGGACTTCCTGCAGATCCAAGGCAGCGCCGCCGACGACGAACTCCGCTCGATCGGGCTGGAGAACATGCTCTACTCGTTCGGCCGGTCCCATCCCGGGGCGATCACCCTGCACAACTACCCGCGCTCGCTACAGGCCTTCGAACGCAACGGTGAGCGGATCGACCTGTCCGTCGTCGACCTGGTGCGTACCCGGCGGCGTGGCGTCCCGCGCTACAACGACTTCCGGGCCGGACTGCACCGGCCGCGCATCAAGCACTGGGAAGAACTGTGCACGGATCCCGAGTCGGTGCGACGGCTCCGCTCGGTGTACCGGAGCATCGATGAGGTCGACACGATGGTCGGGCTCTTCGCCGAACCGCCGCCCGACGGGTTCGCCTTCTCGGACACCGCGTTCCGCGTCTTCATCCTGATGGCCTCACGCCGGTTGCAAAGTGACCGCTTCCTCACGGCCGACTTCCGCCCGGAGATCTACTCGCCGTTCGGTCTCGACTGGATCGCCGGCAACGGCATGACCAGCGTCATCCAGCGGCACTGCCCGGATCTCGCGGCACTGCTCCCCCGGGACGTGAGCGCCTTCGCACCCTGGCGGCCGGTGCAACCACGATGA
- a CDS encoding esterase/lipase family protein: MTRSKNPRPLILIRGFGGPDVGDEQASGYQGFHEGTVYPGRRGENYIYEGFVLRAMKAHRYRYRDATNVVGYYADEIVAAPDAVGFDESILTGTVVLDPTVAARVLADGVAGTMWVYRYYDLRPRTMERFGAGLVRLIEIIAECAAGRGERFDGVDIVAHSMGGLVVNAALQAMAESGRDAGRLVHRIVTLGTPHRGIAFNLLPRWLGDLIPGVREAADELASFDPCGTAFLGISSWFDPQRILTVVGTNYQSYGIRSATFANRMVSLIDQGSLLNRSDGLVKQVAAQLPGSPRTFVHKCHGGRDSLVSSRETYEIAMRFFHGTHRVCLWLDEAEVSRGGNVFGRSEFYLGVSIKPLYVDFELFHQSVEAENCYGPFRSGRLDDPLPGRDVELSRPLAECGGQTNVWAGPDRLVWEGWLDADLAASRDPVFRMDVYVGERDALGIGFSDNVVFRKQFYVQALLDAEPMALYVHSGEQFLKPSTGLDRLAESSATAPVQRAAPTGRPGEWTFGTRGTSFAATWRVALNPDL, translated from the coding sequence ATGACACGTTCGAAGAATCCCCGGCCGCTCATTCTGATCCGTGGTTTCGGGGGACCGGATGTCGGTGACGAGCAGGCCAGCGGTTATCAGGGCTTCCACGAGGGCACGGTCTACCCGGGACGCCGGGGCGAGAACTACATCTATGAGGGTTTCGTGCTCCGCGCCATGAAAGCGCATCGCTACCGGTACCGCGACGCCACGAACGTCGTGGGCTACTACGCCGACGAGATCGTCGCCGCACCGGACGCGGTCGGTTTCGACGAGTCGATCCTCACCGGGACCGTGGTTCTCGACCCCACCGTCGCCGCGCGCGTGCTCGCCGACGGTGTCGCGGGCACGATGTGGGTCTACCGCTACTACGATCTGCGGCCGCGGACGATGGAGCGCTTCGGGGCGGGCCTGGTCCGCCTCATCGAGATCATCGCCGAGTGTGCGGCCGGCCGAGGGGAGAGGTTCGACGGCGTCGACATCGTGGCCCACAGTATGGGCGGCCTGGTGGTCAACGCGGCGCTGCAGGCGATGGCGGAGTCCGGCCGCGACGCGGGCCGGCTGGTGCACCGCATCGTCACGCTCGGCACCCCGCACCGGGGCATCGCCTTCAACCTGCTGCCGCGATGGCTGGGCGACCTGATCCCCGGCGTGCGCGAGGCCGCCGACGAGTTGGCGTCGTTCGACCCGTGCGGTACCGCCTTCCTCGGCATCTCCTCGTGGTTCGATCCGCAGCGGATCCTGACCGTCGTCGGCACCAACTACCAGAGCTACGGCATCCGGAGTGCGACGTTCGCCAATCGGATGGTCAGCCTCATCGATCAGGGCTCGCTGCTCAACCGCAGCGACGGACTGGTCAAGCAGGTGGCGGCCCAGTTGCCGGGTTCTCCGCGTACGTTCGTGCACAAGTGCCACGGTGGCCGGGACTCGTTGGTGAGCTCGCGTGAGACGTACGAGATCGCCATGCGGTTCTTCCATGGCACGCATCGGGTCTGCCTGTGGCTCGACGAGGCGGAGGTGAGTCGTGGCGGCAACGTCTTCGGCCGGAGCGAGTTCTACCTGGGCGTGTCGATCAAGCCGCTGTACGTCGACTTCGAGCTGTTCCATCAGAGCGTCGAGGCGGAGAACTGCTACGGGCCGTTCCGCAGCGGTCGCCTCGACGACCCGTTGCCCGGGCGGGATGTCGAGCTCAGCCGGCCGTTGGCGGAATGCGGCGGTCAGACGAATGTGTGGGCGGGGCCGGATCGGCTGGTCTGGGAGGGCTGGCTCGACGCCGATCTGGCCGCTTCCCGCGACCCGGTCTTCCGCATGGACGTCTACGTCGGTGAGCGCGACGCCCTGGGTATCGGGTTCTCCGACAATGTGGTGTTCCGTAAGCAGTTCTACGTGCAGGCTCTCCTCGACGCGGAGCCGATGGCGTTGTACGTGCACAGCGGCGAGCAGTTCCTGAAGCCGAGTACCGGACTGGACCGTCTCGCCGAGTCGTCGGCGACCGCGCCGGTGCAGCGGGCCGCACCGACCGGTCGGCCCGGCGAGTGGACCTTCGGTACCCGGGGAACGTCGTTCGCCGCCACTTGGCGGGTCGCCTTGAACCCGGACCTATGA